From the Planktothricoides raciborskii GIHE-MW2 genome, the window TAATAATAACGGCGGTGGCATCTTTGAAATGTTACCTGTAGCCCAGTTTGACCCACCCTTTGAGGAGTTTTTCGCCACGCCGCAACAAGTAGATTTTGGTCAGCTTTTTGCCAGTTATGGAGTTGAGCATCAACTGATTAGTTCTTGGGAAAAATTAAGGCAATTATTAAACCCATTACCGAGTCAGGGCATTCGGGTATTAGAGTTAAGGTGCGATCGCAAATTTGATGCTCAATGGCGCAAGCAAACTTTGCTTAATCTCGCCAGTATATTATCATAACATCCCAGAAACCTGGTTTTAGTGATTTCCCTAAGCTGTGGAGCGACAAACAACCCGGTTTATTGTCACCCAAATTTATCCCAACAACCGGGTTTTTTCTCTCTTCCTGCTTCGGCTGTTCACCAAAAAAACCGATCTTTTAAGTTTTCCTGTATTTCTTTCCTGTATTGGCTTCCAACCCATGAACAAAAAATTAAGATTAATTAGAGTCGCTGCTGCCCTGTTGCTGGCTCCCACTTTGGTTCAATGTACATCAACCACCGTTGCCGAAAAAATAGCTGAAGAAAACATCAATACAGCGTATAATAGCAATATTTCCCGCCCACAAACCAACATTAAAAATATTCTCAGCCCTAGCCAAGAATTAGCAAATAGCTACCTCAGCAAAACTCCAGCCACCGCCGTCACCGCGAATTTAACTTTAGCCCAAGCTGAACAAATTCAAGCGGAATTTGTCCAAATTTTAAGCCAGACATTGGGCAATCCCGTAGGCTATAAAGCCGCACTAACCAGTGCTCCAGCCCAAGAAAAATTTGGGGTTTCTCAGCCATTGTTAGGGGTTTTATTAGAGAAAATGTTATTACCCAATGGGGCAGTTTTACCCGCTAATTTTGGGGCTAGACCCATGACCGAGGGAGATTTAATTGTCCGGGTCGGTAGTGATGCCATTAATCAGGCAAAAACTATGTCAGAAGCATTAGCCAGTTTGGATGCAGTGATACCATTTATCGAAGTTCCGGATCTGGTTTATGGGTCAGAGGTGAAAATGGATGTGTATGCGATCGCGGCCATCAATATTGGCGCTCGCTATGGAATTTTAGGGGAGCCAATTCCTCTGACAAATAATCAAGATTGGCAAACCAGTTTAGCCGCCATTCGTTTAGAAATTATCGATGAAAATGGCACAACCTTAGCCACCGGAAATAGTAGTGCATTGTTGGGTCATCCTTTAAGCGTAGTCCTCTGGATCAAAAATACCCTTAAAGCCCAAGGAAAACAACTTAAAAAAGGTGACTTGCTTTCCCTGGGAACCATTACACCCTTAATCCCCGTAAAACCGAATAGCACAATTCGGGCGAAATATATCGGTTTAGACCCGTTCGACCCAAATAAAGAAATAGAAATTTCGGTTAAATTTGAGTAAAAAATTTGCCTAAATAAAAAATAACCTCAAATATTGCCTGAGCCAAAGCCATCAAAATTGATAACTAATGCCAATTTGTAAAACCGGATAAAATTTAAACCCGTCTAATTTGGCATTTAAATCCTCTATTTCTTTATCAATTGACTCCTGAAGTTGTGGCGTCACCGCTTGATTAGTTGCTCTGAGAGAAACTTCTGGGGTTCCGTGAATCATCACTCCTAAATCTATCGTGAATCCTAATCTTCTTCCTGGTTTCACCGCATTTCCCCAACCAATGCCCACAAAGGGCGCGACTAAAGGAAACGTGACATCTCCCGATAAAGTTCCCACTTGTTCAGCGGTAAAAGTCCGCCCACCAATGGTGTAAACTTGTCTGTCTACCCCACCGACAACTACTGTTTGAGACTCAGCGGTTGCCTCTGCTTTATTTCCATTTAACATCACCCCCGCAGAAAGGCGAAATTCCGTCTCTGGAAGCGGATAAATATCCATTACCGCCGCGCCACTTCTTAAGTTAATATCTGTGCTATATTTCACATCGGTTTCTTCATAGTCTCCACTCAAAGAAAAAATCCCAAATCCAGCGCGGGCATTCAAAATTTCTGAGACTCTGGCTGTAATATCTAATCCTAATCCTAAGCTACTGACTTGCGGCTCGATCGCCACTCCACTGAGTTCATTCAAAGGCCCCCATTTCCGGGGTTTTTCCTGATTATTTGAGTCTTCAGAACTGGATCCGGATGATGGCTTTTCAGGAATTTCGATCCCTGGAGGTTCGCTCTGTGGAATTTGCATCTCTGGGGGTTTTATCTCTGGCACTTCCATCGCTGGTGGTTCGATCGCCGGGGGTTCGATCGCCGGGGATTGACTGTCTGATTCTTGTGGCTTTTCTCGCTCTCCTTGACACATGGAATTTTGGGGAAATTTCTCACAAAAAACTGCCCAGTCAACGTCTTGAGTTAATAAAAACTGGGCCGAATTGCCGGAGATTAAAGGGTCTTGAATCTCTAACGACTCTAACGAGAAAGTTTGCATTTGCCCGGAATTCAGCAGACTATTGTCAAATAAAAAAAGCGATCGCTCATTTATTTGGGCTTTAGCCACCGGATTGCTTAACAAATCTTCAGGCAAAAAGTCGATTTTGTCTTGCGCTAAGAGAGGAGAAGATAAGCCGCCAATCGTATAGAAAACTGTGGTAATTCCTAAGTAAAACTTACTGGATTTTAAGCGGGGAAAATTTTTAAACATATTTGTTGACTTTGCCAAGATTGTATTGCCAATATTTTCAAGCTGGCAATAGGCTGAGTTTTATATACCACAGGTGATGGCTGATATGCAATCATCCCTAAAGATCCCCCTCTGGGGATGGGGGGTTTCCCAAGTCCCCGGCGCCTCCGAGCCAAAAATCGCCAGAAAATTCGCTAAAATATAAAAAAAATCATTAATTTTTTTCAGTGATTTACAAAGCTGAGAAAAATCCTGTGAGTTGAGTCCACAGGACACCTCTAAACCGAAACCAGGAGATAGTGATGAGTCTGAAAGCAATTTTATTTGATTTCAATGGTGTCATCATTAATGATGAGCCGATCCATGAGCAGTTGCTGGCGGAATTGCTGATTCAAGAAAACTTGCGTCCCAAGGACGGTGAGTTTAGGGAGTTGTGTTTGGGGCGCAGCGATCGCGCTTGTATCCTTGAATTATTTGCCAGACGAGGCCGAATTCTCGAAGAACCGGAACTCACCAAACTTATTCAACGCAAAGCACAAGCCTATCAAGCTCACATAGAAACCTTGGCCAAAATCCCCGTTTACCCTGGACTCGAAGACTTAATCTATCAGATCCGAGGGCTGGGACTAAAAATGGCGGTGGTCAGTGGCGCCCTGCGATCGGAAGTTGAACTGGTCTTAAACCGTTTAAAAATTGCCGAGTATTTTTCCGCGATCGTCAGTGGGGATGATATTAAAGTCAGCAAACCCGAACCGGATGGCTATTTGCTGGCGATCGAACGGCTGAACCGCGTCTATCCGGGCTTGAATTTACAACCCCAAAATTGTTTGGCCATTGAGGATACGTTTCCCGGCATTGAATCGGCGAAACGGGCCAAAATCCCTGTGGTCGGAGTCGCCCATGCTTACCCATTACATATGCTGCAACGGCACGCTAACTGGGCAGTAGACTATCTGTGGGACTTGAACCTGGAACGAGTGCAGGAAGTGTACAGCCAGTCGGCAGCATAGGGGATTTGTGATTTTTTTTCATCTCTTTTCCTCAGAGCACTTCCCCTTGGCTCTGACTTGTGCTACAATGTCTGAGAACAAACGCGGGGAATTAGCTCAGTTGGTAGAGCGCTGCGATCGCACCGCAGAGGTCAGGGATTCGAGTTCCCTATTCTCCATTAACTAAAACCCAGACTGGGTAAGTGTTTCATCGGTTGACCAGTTGTAAGTCAGCCTGATACTTTCTAGCATTTTCTGGATATTTCTTGATGTTTTTTGGGAAAATTGAGGGAAAATTGAGGGAAAATTGAGGGAAAATTGAGGGAAAATAATCGGAATCAGAAACATATCCATACAGAGGGCATCAAACTGGCTAAGAAAAGCCCTTGGTTTGACAAGCTCAAGCGGTCTTATCCAGATGTTGCCGGTTACGAGTCATTTTCCACCGTAGCTCAACATCTGGCGTTCAACTTATTTTCCCTAGACTTTTGTTTAGACCAAGAGTTATTGACGCCGCAGGATTTTTTAAATGACCTTGCCTGGAGTTCGACGGTAATGGCAGCCTGGACTTTGGCTCACAATCCGTTTCCCGTCTGGTGGCTCGATAAAGATTTATTTGCTGCGTTTGAGCAATCCGACATTCCCAAGGCGATCGCTGATTTGCAATTATCCGTCCCGTTTGGCATTCTCATGTTGCCCCAAAGCATCCCAAACCCCGATGGTGAATTTTGCAACTGGGTTAGTTTCCAGCATTTTCTCCCAGGGTATAAGTTTCCCATCATGCAGTTTGGGTTACATACTATCGCCTCTGTGCCCGTTGACTGTGAAAAGTTGCGCTGGCTGACGGTGCTTCAGAATGGGACTCGTTATGCCAGCACTGTAGAATTTGCTGGAGACCACCTGGTTCATGGCAACTTTCAGACGGTTGGAGACAAAGGAAAACCAGACGCTAACCGCGATATTGACCTCGAACGAGATTTTCTGAATCGGGTTGAAAAAATTGTTATCCAAACCCTGCTTTATCTTCAAATTCGACCTGATGATTTAGCGCCTCCTCGGAAGGTTTCGGTTTCTTATAAGGGTCAAGGCTTTGGCCAGAAAGCTAACAAAGACCGCCTAACTCCGCTCATCATCGGTCAACAATTTCAGCCTCAAACGGAGCGCGTCTCATCTGCCCACGGCACCCATGCCACCCCTAGGACTCATTGGCGGCGAGGTCATTGGCGTAGAGTGGCTTTTGGCAAGGGACGGCAGCAGCGCGAGTGGCGATGGATTCAGCCCGTGCTGGTGAATGGGTGAGCAGGGGAGCGGGGGGCAGGGGGGGCAGGGGGGCTTCAGGAGCAGGGGGGCTTCAGGAGCAGAGGGGCGGGGGGGCTGAGATACGATGCGATCGCCCGTCACTCAACCCAGTTTCACCGTATCGCTGTAAGGGCGCCTGTCTTGATTGGATAGATATGTTGTAACTTGCCATATTCACCAGCGGGAGTTTCTGTTGCTTAAAATAGTATTCATAAAGATAGAGGGCTGTCCCTAGTATGTCAGTTTCAGTTTCACTGAATTAGTATGGTAGTGCGATCGCCTGATAGACTCCTGTACCAAGTTGCTCTCTTTCAGCTTCATTTTCCCACTCGAAGGTGAGTTAGTGGAAACAAAGCATGAATCAACAATCGTGTAAATCTTTAAGCTTTCCTTAAATATGAATTAATGGAGACGTCCCTATTCCTGTTGTTACTAACAGGAGAAACCATACTTTAAGATTCCTTTGAAACTGAATTAAAGGTAATTAACAGATGGCTATTGATATTTATGCAAAATCACCCTTGGACGGTTTGGAAGAGGAAGAGGCCAAACTCTATGCCTTAATTAACGATTATCGCAAGCAAAACGGACTGCCCTCTATCCCCGCATCTAATGCCCTGACTAC encodes:
- a CDS encoding hydratase; the encoded protein is MERQTTRFIVTQIYPNNRVFSLFLLRLFTKKTDLLSFPVFLSCIGFQPMNKKLRLIRVAAALLLAPTLVQCTSTTVAEKIAEENINTAYNSNISRPQTNIKNILSPSQELANSYLSKTPATAVTANLTLAQAEQIQAEFVQILSQTLGNPVGYKAALTSAPAQEKFGVSQPLLGVLLEKMLLPNGAVLPANFGARPMTEGDLIVRVGSDAINQAKTMSEALASLDAVIPFIEVPDLVYGSEVKMDVYAIAAINIGARYGILGEPIPLTNNQDWQTSLAAIRLEIIDENGTTLATGNSSALLGHPLSVVLWIKNTLKAQGKQLKKGDLLSLGTITPLIPVKPNSTIRAKYIGLDPFDPNKEIEISVKFE
- a CDS encoding HAD family phosphatase — translated: MSLKAILFDFNGVIINDEPIHEQLLAELLIQENLRPKDGEFRELCLGRSDRACILELFARRGRILEEPELTKLIQRKAQAYQAHIETLAKIPVYPGLEDLIYQIRGLGLKMAVVSGALRSEVELVLNRLKIAEYFSAIVSGDDIKVSKPEPDGYLLAIERLNRVYPGLNLQPQNCLAIEDTFPGIESAKRAKIPVVGVAHAYPLHMLQRHANWAVDYLWDLNLERVQEVYSQSAA